From a single Nothobranchius furzeri strain GRZ-AD chromosome 7, NfurGRZ-RIMD1, whole genome shotgun sequence genomic region:
- the pola1 gene encoding DNA polymerase alpha catalytic subunit isoform X1, with amino-acid sequence MAPVSNSDKDVNVPDADDQGDSCGLAKSRSRREKREKVGRKSALEQIKKAKLGQKIKYEVDEITSVYEEVDEEQYSKIVRDRQEDDWIIDDDGTGYTEDGREIFDDDLEDDVVEKRAGKRGAKGGESKNTAKKLSVAKPNTIKSLFMSSNVKRPAEKDVDLSKDDLLGDILQDLNAEKPSPLTPPVVTLKKKKPMTSPMNPFSVKPHVSKESPSATGLKAKVIRPPPLTPAPQQSAPPPPSTSHRPLEKRKEEVKEPKEVEENDAVAFEGVDFDEPMEVDLEQEKKPVVEEEAEPEPKAAAAAAAAKVEPQDPVLMSNRVGVSWGQEESSAPVEVQVDSSQLPMVEGSDGEQVFRFYWLDAFEDPYNQAGVVYLFGKVWIESAKSHVSCCVTVKNIERIMYLLPREFKTDPKSGKVSDTPVGMMEVYQEFSELLEKFKIMKFKSKPVQKNYAFEIPDVPSQCDYLEIRYSAEHPALPPDLKGATFSHIFGTNTSSLEHFLLSRKIKGPCWLDIKTPQLTSQPASWCKVEALALRSDLVSVIKDLPPPPLTVMSISLKTVQNPRTHHNEIVSLAALIHYQFHMDKAPPQPPHQTHFCVISKPADCIFPYDFNEAVRKKNGKVEIAGTERALLGFFLAKMHKIDPDVLVGHDIFGFDLEVLLQRINMCKVPHWSKIGRLRRANMPKLGGRGAFAEKSATCGRLVCDVEISAKELIRCKSYHLTELAAQVLKVERSTVPQEAIRNLYSDSPHLLYLLELTWTDAKLILQIMCELNVLPLALQITNIAGNVMSRTLMGGRSERNEFLLLHAFHDKNYIVPDKPSFRKAQLETAEGDDDADAGKGKRKKKAAYAGGLVLDPKVGFYDKFVLLLDFNSLYPSIIQEFNICFTTVQREALGSRRKNEEDDPEEIPEVPDPDLEMGILPREIRKLVERRKQVKQLMRQQDVNTDLYMQYDIRQKALKLTANSMYGCLGFSYSRFYAKPLAALVTHKGREILMHTKDMVQKMNLEVIYGDTDSIMINTNSKSLEEVFKLGNKVKAEVNKLYKLLEIDIDGVFKSLLLLKKKKYAALVVEHHGEGRYSVKQELKGLDIVRRDWCELAKQCGNYVIGQILSDQSRDVIVENIQKHLIEVGEKVASGDVPLSLYEIHKALTKDPQDYPDKKSLPHVHVALWINSQGGHRVKAGDTVSYLICKDGSTLAAGQRAYALEQLQKQEGLSVDTQYYLAQQVHPVVSRICDPIEGIDSVLIATWLGLDPSHFRSQQQYHREEEADRTLGGPVQLTDEERYKDCERFTFTCPQCGTDNVYDSVFEGLGDRVEPSLTRCRHIPCGSRPIDYVVNISNRLLLDIRRHVKKYYSGWLVCEDQACQNRTRRLPIAFSRYGPICPACKRATLRPEYSEKALYNQICFYRFIFDWEHAVTKVLSPDERKKVSKSSSEKEAYRRLKEVPEKALATSSYSDVNLAKLFQAFASLK; translated from the exons ATGGCTCCAGTGTCCAACTCGGATAAAGATGTGAACGTTCCTGACGCCG ATGATCAGGGGGATTCCTGTGGTCTGGCCAAGTCTCGCTCCAGACGAGAGAAAAGGGAGAAGGTTGGGAGGAAATCTGCTCTGGAGCAGATAAAGAAAGCCAAGTTGGGACAGAAGATTAAATATGAG GTGGATGAGATCACCAGCGTGTACGAGGAGGTGGATGAGGAGCAGTACTCCAAGATAGTCCGAGATAGGCAGGAGGACGATTGGATCATAGATGATG ACGGAACAGGATACACGGAGGATGGACGGGAGATCTTTGATGATGATTTAGAAGACGATGTAGTAGAAAAAAGAG CAGGAAAAAGAGGCGCTAAAGGAGGAGAGTCGAAGAACACGGCGAAGAAACTCTCCGTAGCCAAACCAAACACGATAAAGAGTCTCTTCATGAGCAGCAACGTGAAACGACCAGCAGAG AAAGATGTTGATCTGTCCAAAGATGACCTGCTGGGAGATATCTTACAGGACCTGAACGCTGAG AAACCGTCTCCTCTGACTCCTCCTGTGGTCACCCTAAAGAAAAAGAAGCCGATGACATCCCCCATGAACCCATTTTCCGTCAAACCCCACGTTTCAAAg GAATCGCCCTCCGCTACGGGGTTAAAGGCCAAAGTGATCCGACCACCGCCTTTAACCCCCGCCCCTCAGCAGTCAGCTCCGCCTCCTCCCTCCACTTCCCATCGTCCTCTGGAAAAGAGGAAAGAAGAAGTGAAGGAGCCGAAGGAGGTGGAAG AAAACGACGCTGTGGCGTTCGAGGGGGTGGACTTCGATGAACCGATGGAGGTCGATCTTGAGCAGGAGAAGAAACCTGTAGTTGAAGAAGAAGCTGAGCCTGAacccaaagcagcagcagcagcagcagcagctaaagTGGAGCCTCAGGATCCCGTTCTCAT GTCCAACAGAGTTGGAGTCTCTTGGGGTCAAGAGGAGAGTTCAGCTCCTGTGGAGGTGCAGGTGGACTCCAGCCAGCTCCCCATGGTGGAGGGCTCCGACGGGGAGCAGGTCTTCCGCTTTTACTGGTTGGATGCGTTTGAAGACCCGTACAACCAAGCAG GTGTGGTGTACCTGTTTGGGAAAGTCTGGATCGAGTCGGCAAAGAGTCACGTCAGCTGCTGCGTCACTGTCAAGAACATCGAACGCATCATGTACCTTCTGCCTCGTGAATTT AAAACGGACCCAAAGAGCGGAAAGGTGTCGGACACGCCTGTAGGGATGATGGAGGTCTACCAGGAGTTCAGTGAGCTCTTAGAGAAGTTTAAGATCATGAAGTTCAAGTCCAAG cCGGTGCAGAAAAACTACGCCTTTGAAATTCCTGATGTGCCCAGTCAGTGTGATTACCTGGAGATCAGATACTCT GCTGAACACCCCGCTCTGCCCCCTGACCTCAAGGGGGCGACATTCTCCCACATTTTCGGGACAAACACTTCCAGCCTGGAGCATTTTCTTCTCAGCAGGAAGATCAAAGGCCCTTGCTGGTTGGACATCAAAACACCAC AGCTGACGAGCCAGCCGGCCAGCTGGTGTAAGGTGGAGGCCCTCGCTCTGAGGAGTGATTTAGTCTCTGTGATCAAAGACCTGCCGCCTCCGCCTCTCACCGTCATGTCCATCAGCCTGAAGACGGTTCAGAACCCCAGAACGCACCACAACGAG ATCGTGTCTTTAGCTGCACTCATTCATTATCAGTTCCACATGGATAAAGCTCCTCCTCAGCCTCCGCATCAGACTCATTTCTGTG TGATCAGTAAACCAGCTGACTGCATCTTTCCCTACGACTTTAACGAGGCAGTAAGGAAGAAG AACGGGAAGGTGGAGATAGCGGGAACAGAGCGAGCTCTGCTCGGCTTCTTCCTCGCCAAGATGCATAAGATCGACCCTGATGTGCTGGTG GGTCATGACATCTTTGGATTTGACTTGGAGGTTCTGTTGCAGAGGATCAACATGTGCAAGGTTCCCCACTGGTCCAAAATCGGCCGTCTCCGGAGGGCCAATATGCCCAAATTAGGG GGTCGTGGCGCCTTTGCAGAGAAGAGTGCGACCTGCGGCCGTCTGGTGTGCGACGTGGAGATCTCAGCCAAAGAGCTGATTCGCTGTAAGAGCTACCACCTGACTGAGCTCGCGGCGCAGGTGCTGAAGGTGGAGAGGTCCACGGTCCCCCAGGAGGCCATCAGGAACCTCTACAG CGACTCTCCCCACCTGCTGTACCTGTTGGAGTTGACGTGGACCGACGCCAAGCTGATCCTGCAGATCATGTGTGAGCTCAACGTGCTTCCTCTCGCCCTGCAGATCACCAACATCGCCGGAAACGTCATG TCTCGTACTCTGATGGGCGGCCGCTCGGAGAGGAACGAGTTCCTGCTGCTTCACGCGTTCCACGACAAAAACTACATCGTCCCCGACAAGCCGTCCTTCAGAAAAGCTCAGCTGGAGACT GCTGAGGGGGACGATGATGCGGATGCAGGAAAaggaaagaggaagaagaaggcgGCTTACGCCGGCGGTCTGGTCCTGGATCCTAAAGTTG GGTTCTACGATAAGTTTGTGTTGCTGCTGGACTTCAACAGCTTGTACCCCTCCATCATCCAGGAGTTCAACATCTGCTTCACCACCGTGCAGCGAGAGGCTCTCGGCTCCCGCAGGAAGAATGAG GAGGACGATCCAGAGGAGATTCCTGAGGTTCCAGATCCCGACCTGGAAATGGGAATTCTGCCCAGAGAGATCAGGAAGCTGGTGGAACGACGTAAGCAGGTGAAGCAGCTGATGAGACAGCAGGACGTCAATACGGATCTCTACatgcag TATGACATCCGTCAGAAGGCCCTGAAGCTAACGGCTAACAGCATGTACGGCTGTCTGGGGTTCAGCTACAGCCGCTTCTACGCCAAACCGCTCGCTGCTCTGGTCACACACAAAGGCAGAGAG ATTCTGATGCACACTAAAGACATGGTTCAGAAG ATGAATTTAGAGGTTATTTATGGAGACACCGACTCCATCATGATCAACACCAACAGCAAGTCTCTGGAGGAAGTCTTCAAACTGGGAAACAAG gtaAAAGCAGAAGTGAACAAGCTGTACAAACTCCTAGAGATAGACATCGATGGCGTCTTCAAGTCGCTTTTactgctgaagaagaagaagtacgcAGCGCTGGTGGTGGAGCATCACGGCGAGGGACGGTACAGCGTGAAGCAGGAGCTGAAGGGCTTGGACATTGTCCGCAGGGACTGGTGTGAGCTGGCTAAGCAATGCGGCAA CTACGTGATCGGCCAGATCTTGTCGGATCAGAGTCGAGACGTCATAGTTGAGAACATCCAGAAACACCTGATCGAGGTGGGAGAGAAGGTGGCCAGTGGAGACGTACCACTCAGCCTGTATGAGATCCACAAG GCACTGACAAAAGACCCCCAGGACTACCCAGACAAGAAGAGCCTACCTCACGTCCACGTAGCTCTGTGGATAAACTCTCAGGGGGGTCACCGGGTCAAAGCTGGGGATACCGTCTCATACCTCATCTGCAAG GACGGCTCCACGTTGGCGGCCGGTCAGAGAGCCTACGCCTTGGAGCAGCTCCAGAAGCAGGAGGGTCTCAGTGTGGACACACAGTACTACCTGGCCCAGCAGGTCCACCCGGTAGTTTCCCGCATCTGTGACCCAATTGAGGGGATTGACAGTGTTCTGATCGCCACGTGGCTCG GTCTGGACCCGAGTCACTTCCGATCCCAGCAGCAGTATCacagggaggaggaggcggaCAGGACGCTGGGAGGTCCAGTTCAGCTCACCGACGAGGAGCGGTATAAGGACTGTGAGCGGTTTACGTTCACCTGCCCTCAGTGTGGCACGGACAACGTCTACGACAGCGTCTTCGAAGGACTA GGTGACAGAGTGGAGCCCAGCTTGACGCGCTGCCGTCACATCCCCTGTGGGAGTCGACCAATCGACTACGTCGTCAACATCAGCAACAGGCTGCTTCTGGATATCCGCCGGCACGTCAAAAAATACTACTCT
- the pola1 gene encoding DNA polymerase alpha catalytic subunit isoform X2, whose amino-acid sequence MAPVSNSDKDVNVPDADDQGDSCGLAKSRSRREKREKVGRKSALEQIKKAKLGQKIKYEVDEITSVYEEVDEEQYSKIVRDRQEDDWIIDDDGTGYTEDGREIFDDDLEDDVVEKRGKRGAKGGESKNTAKKLSVAKPNTIKSLFMSSNVKRPAEKDVDLSKDDLLGDILQDLNAEKPSPLTPPVVTLKKKKPMTSPMNPFSVKPHVSKESPSATGLKAKVIRPPPLTPAPQQSAPPPPSTSHRPLEKRKEEVKEPKEVEENDAVAFEGVDFDEPMEVDLEQEKKPVVEEEAEPEPKAAAAAAAAKVEPQDPVLMSNRVGVSWGQEESSAPVEVQVDSSQLPMVEGSDGEQVFRFYWLDAFEDPYNQAGVVYLFGKVWIESAKSHVSCCVTVKNIERIMYLLPREFKTDPKSGKVSDTPVGMMEVYQEFSELLEKFKIMKFKSKPVQKNYAFEIPDVPSQCDYLEIRYSAEHPALPPDLKGATFSHIFGTNTSSLEHFLLSRKIKGPCWLDIKTPQLTSQPASWCKVEALALRSDLVSVIKDLPPPPLTVMSISLKTVQNPRTHHNEIVSLAALIHYQFHMDKAPPQPPHQTHFCVISKPADCIFPYDFNEAVRKKNGKVEIAGTERALLGFFLAKMHKIDPDVLVGHDIFGFDLEVLLQRINMCKVPHWSKIGRLRRANMPKLGGRGAFAEKSATCGRLVCDVEISAKELIRCKSYHLTELAAQVLKVERSTVPQEAIRNLYSDSPHLLYLLELTWTDAKLILQIMCELNVLPLALQITNIAGNVMSRTLMGGRSERNEFLLLHAFHDKNYIVPDKPSFRKAQLETAEGDDDADAGKGKRKKKAAYAGGLVLDPKVGFYDKFVLLLDFNSLYPSIIQEFNICFTTVQREALGSRRKNEEDDPEEIPEVPDPDLEMGILPREIRKLVERRKQVKQLMRQQDVNTDLYMQYDIRQKALKLTANSMYGCLGFSYSRFYAKPLAALVTHKGREILMHTKDMVQKMNLEVIYGDTDSIMINTNSKSLEEVFKLGNKVKAEVNKLYKLLEIDIDGVFKSLLLLKKKKYAALVVEHHGEGRYSVKQELKGLDIVRRDWCELAKQCGNYVIGQILSDQSRDVIVENIQKHLIEVGEKVASGDVPLSLYEIHKALTKDPQDYPDKKSLPHVHVALWINSQGGHRVKAGDTVSYLICKDGSTLAAGQRAYALEQLQKQEGLSVDTQYYLAQQVHPVVSRICDPIEGIDSVLIATWLGLDPSHFRSQQQYHREEEADRTLGGPVQLTDEERYKDCERFTFTCPQCGTDNVYDSVFEGLGDRVEPSLTRCRHIPCGSRPIDYVVNISNRLLLDIRRHVKKYYSGWLVCEDQACQNRTRRLPIAFSRYGPICPACKRATLRPEYSEKALYNQICFYRFIFDWEHAVTKVLSPDERKKVSKSSSEKEAYRRLKEVPEKALATSSYSDVNLAKLFQAFASLK is encoded by the exons ATGGCTCCAGTGTCCAACTCGGATAAAGATGTGAACGTTCCTGACGCCG ATGATCAGGGGGATTCCTGTGGTCTGGCCAAGTCTCGCTCCAGACGAGAGAAAAGGGAGAAGGTTGGGAGGAAATCTGCTCTGGAGCAGATAAAGAAAGCCAAGTTGGGACAGAAGATTAAATATGAG GTGGATGAGATCACCAGCGTGTACGAGGAGGTGGATGAGGAGCAGTACTCCAAGATAGTCCGAGATAGGCAGGAGGACGATTGGATCATAGATGATG ACGGAACAGGATACACGGAGGATGGACGGGAGATCTTTGATGATGATTTAGAAGACGATGTAGTAGAAAAAAGAG GAAAAAGAGGCGCTAAAGGAGGAGAGTCGAAGAACACGGCGAAGAAACTCTCCGTAGCCAAACCAAACACGATAAAGAGTCTCTTCATGAGCAGCAACGTGAAACGACCAGCAGAG AAAGATGTTGATCTGTCCAAAGATGACCTGCTGGGAGATATCTTACAGGACCTGAACGCTGAG AAACCGTCTCCTCTGACTCCTCCTGTGGTCACCCTAAAGAAAAAGAAGCCGATGACATCCCCCATGAACCCATTTTCCGTCAAACCCCACGTTTCAAAg GAATCGCCCTCCGCTACGGGGTTAAAGGCCAAAGTGATCCGACCACCGCCTTTAACCCCCGCCCCTCAGCAGTCAGCTCCGCCTCCTCCCTCCACTTCCCATCGTCCTCTGGAAAAGAGGAAAGAAGAAGTGAAGGAGCCGAAGGAGGTGGAAG AAAACGACGCTGTGGCGTTCGAGGGGGTGGACTTCGATGAACCGATGGAGGTCGATCTTGAGCAGGAGAAGAAACCTGTAGTTGAAGAAGAAGCTGAGCCTGAacccaaagcagcagcagcagcagcagcagctaaagTGGAGCCTCAGGATCCCGTTCTCAT GTCCAACAGAGTTGGAGTCTCTTGGGGTCAAGAGGAGAGTTCAGCTCCTGTGGAGGTGCAGGTGGACTCCAGCCAGCTCCCCATGGTGGAGGGCTCCGACGGGGAGCAGGTCTTCCGCTTTTACTGGTTGGATGCGTTTGAAGACCCGTACAACCAAGCAG GTGTGGTGTACCTGTTTGGGAAAGTCTGGATCGAGTCGGCAAAGAGTCACGTCAGCTGCTGCGTCACTGTCAAGAACATCGAACGCATCATGTACCTTCTGCCTCGTGAATTT AAAACGGACCCAAAGAGCGGAAAGGTGTCGGACACGCCTGTAGGGATGATGGAGGTCTACCAGGAGTTCAGTGAGCTCTTAGAGAAGTTTAAGATCATGAAGTTCAAGTCCAAG cCGGTGCAGAAAAACTACGCCTTTGAAATTCCTGATGTGCCCAGTCAGTGTGATTACCTGGAGATCAGATACTCT GCTGAACACCCCGCTCTGCCCCCTGACCTCAAGGGGGCGACATTCTCCCACATTTTCGGGACAAACACTTCCAGCCTGGAGCATTTTCTTCTCAGCAGGAAGATCAAAGGCCCTTGCTGGTTGGACATCAAAACACCAC AGCTGACGAGCCAGCCGGCCAGCTGGTGTAAGGTGGAGGCCCTCGCTCTGAGGAGTGATTTAGTCTCTGTGATCAAAGACCTGCCGCCTCCGCCTCTCACCGTCATGTCCATCAGCCTGAAGACGGTTCAGAACCCCAGAACGCACCACAACGAG ATCGTGTCTTTAGCTGCACTCATTCATTATCAGTTCCACATGGATAAAGCTCCTCCTCAGCCTCCGCATCAGACTCATTTCTGTG TGATCAGTAAACCAGCTGACTGCATCTTTCCCTACGACTTTAACGAGGCAGTAAGGAAGAAG AACGGGAAGGTGGAGATAGCGGGAACAGAGCGAGCTCTGCTCGGCTTCTTCCTCGCCAAGATGCATAAGATCGACCCTGATGTGCTGGTG GGTCATGACATCTTTGGATTTGACTTGGAGGTTCTGTTGCAGAGGATCAACATGTGCAAGGTTCCCCACTGGTCCAAAATCGGCCGTCTCCGGAGGGCCAATATGCCCAAATTAGGG GGTCGTGGCGCCTTTGCAGAGAAGAGTGCGACCTGCGGCCGTCTGGTGTGCGACGTGGAGATCTCAGCCAAAGAGCTGATTCGCTGTAAGAGCTACCACCTGACTGAGCTCGCGGCGCAGGTGCTGAAGGTGGAGAGGTCCACGGTCCCCCAGGAGGCCATCAGGAACCTCTACAG CGACTCTCCCCACCTGCTGTACCTGTTGGAGTTGACGTGGACCGACGCCAAGCTGATCCTGCAGATCATGTGTGAGCTCAACGTGCTTCCTCTCGCCCTGCAGATCACCAACATCGCCGGAAACGTCATG TCTCGTACTCTGATGGGCGGCCGCTCGGAGAGGAACGAGTTCCTGCTGCTTCACGCGTTCCACGACAAAAACTACATCGTCCCCGACAAGCCGTCCTTCAGAAAAGCTCAGCTGGAGACT GCTGAGGGGGACGATGATGCGGATGCAGGAAAaggaaagaggaagaagaaggcgGCTTACGCCGGCGGTCTGGTCCTGGATCCTAAAGTTG GGTTCTACGATAAGTTTGTGTTGCTGCTGGACTTCAACAGCTTGTACCCCTCCATCATCCAGGAGTTCAACATCTGCTTCACCACCGTGCAGCGAGAGGCTCTCGGCTCCCGCAGGAAGAATGAG GAGGACGATCCAGAGGAGATTCCTGAGGTTCCAGATCCCGACCTGGAAATGGGAATTCTGCCCAGAGAGATCAGGAAGCTGGTGGAACGACGTAAGCAGGTGAAGCAGCTGATGAGACAGCAGGACGTCAATACGGATCTCTACatgcag TATGACATCCGTCAGAAGGCCCTGAAGCTAACGGCTAACAGCATGTACGGCTGTCTGGGGTTCAGCTACAGCCGCTTCTACGCCAAACCGCTCGCTGCTCTGGTCACACACAAAGGCAGAGAG ATTCTGATGCACACTAAAGACATGGTTCAGAAG ATGAATTTAGAGGTTATTTATGGAGACACCGACTCCATCATGATCAACACCAACAGCAAGTCTCTGGAGGAAGTCTTCAAACTGGGAAACAAG gtaAAAGCAGAAGTGAACAAGCTGTACAAACTCCTAGAGATAGACATCGATGGCGTCTTCAAGTCGCTTTTactgctgaagaagaagaagtacgcAGCGCTGGTGGTGGAGCATCACGGCGAGGGACGGTACAGCGTGAAGCAGGAGCTGAAGGGCTTGGACATTGTCCGCAGGGACTGGTGTGAGCTGGCTAAGCAATGCGGCAA CTACGTGATCGGCCAGATCTTGTCGGATCAGAGTCGAGACGTCATAGTTGAGAACATCCAGAAACACCTGATCGAGGTGGGAGAGAAGGTGGCCAGTGGAGACGTACCACTCAGCCTGTATGAGATCCACAAG GCACTGACAAAAGACCCCCAGGACTACCCAGACAAGAAGAGCCTACCTCACGTCCACGTAGCTCTGTGGATAAACTCTCAGGGGGGTCACCGGGTCAAAGCTGGGGATACCGTCTCATACCTCATCTGCAAG GACGGCTCCACGTTGGCGGCCGGTCAGAGAGCCTACGCCTTGGAGCAGCTCCAGAAGCAGGAGGGTCTCAGTGTGGACACACAGTACTACCTGGCCCAGCAGGTCCACCCGGTAGTTTCCCGCATCTGTGACCCAATTGAGGGGATTGACAGTGTTCTGATCGCCACGTGGCTCG GTCTGGACCCGAGTCACTTCCGATCCCAGCAGCAGTATCacagggaggaggaggcggaCAGGACGCTGGGAGGTCCAGTTCAGCTCACCGACGAGGAGCGGTATAAGGACTGTGAGCGGTTTACGTTCACCTGCCCTCAGTGTGGCACGGACAACGTCTACGACAGCGTCTTCGAAGGACTA GGTGACAGAGTGGAGCCCAGCTTGACGCGCTGCCGTCACATCCCCTGTGGGAGTCGACCAATCGACTACGTCGTCAACATCAGCAACAGGCTGCTTCTGGATATCCGCCGGCACGTCAAAAAATACTACTCT